Proteins from a single region of Candidatus Methylacidiphilales bacterium:
- the plsY gene encoding glycerol-3-phosphate 1-O-acyltransferase PlsY, with protein sequence MNAWLTLLGTGIASFLVGGIPFGYLAGRMRGIDLRVAGSGNIGATNAIRVLGKAWGIPVFLLDVLKAFVPLVLVQHWAGNHPDLYPLEAQVVLIIVAMGAVLGHNFCPYLGFKGGKGMATSAGVLLALLPWSCLACFIMFWIFFGLTRYVSVASIAASVTLPISAFLFYPHKGWFCAMALILGVMAVWRHRSNIQRLRNGTELRFGQKKETAEPAP encoded by the coding sequence ATGAACGCTTGGCTGACGTTGTTGGGAACGGGGATCGCTTCGTTCCTGGTGGGAGGCATTCCATTCGGCTATCTGGCGGGGAGGATGCGGGGGATTGATTTGCGGGTGGCCGGAAGTGGCAACATCGGCGCGACCAACGCCATCCGGGTGCTGGGCAAGGCCTGGGGCATTCCGGTGTTTCTCCTGGATGTGCTCAAGGCCTTCGTGCCGCTGGTGCTGGTACAGCATTGGGCCGGGAACCATCCCGACCTTTACCCGCTGGAGGCGCAGGTTGTGTTGATCATCGTGGCGATGGGTGCGGTGCTGGGACACAATTTTTGTCCCTATCTGGGTTTCAAAGGCGGGAAGGGGATGGCGACTTCGGCGGGCGTGTTGCTGGCCTTGCTTCCGTGGAGTTGTCTGGCCTGTTTCATCATGTTCTGGATTTTTTTCGGTCTGACGCGGTACGTTTCAGTGGCCTCGATCGCGGCCTCGGTGACCCTGCCCATCTCGGCCTTTCTCTTTTATCCGCACAAGGGTTGGTTCTGTGCCATGGCCCTGATTTTGGGAGTGATGGCGGTTTGGCGGCACCGGTCGAATATCCAGCGCCTGCGAAACGGGACGGAATTGCGCTTCGGGCAGAAGAAAGAAACGGCGGAGCCGGCACCATGA
- a CDS encoding VOC family protein, giving the protein MITRLLHTRYRVNDLEKTASFYKDVLGLQELRRHKSPRGSELAFFKAPGSEEEIEICSFPSSGPVQVQADLTHLAFEVEDLEAFARHATAKGYPLSDGPTRTSSGSTIAFIDAPEGYEIELIERRKS; this is encoded by the coding sequence ATGATCACCCGGCTTCTGCACACGCGCTATCGCGTCAACGACCTGGAAAAAACCGCCTCATTCTACAAGGATGTGCTTGGTTTGCAGGAACTTCGACGCCACAAATCGCCCCGGGGCTCGGAACTGGCCTTCTTCAAGGCCCCCGGGAGCGAGGAAGAAATCGAAATCTGTAGTTTTCCCTCCAGCGGACCGGTGCAGGTCCAGGCCGACCTGACGCATCTGGCCTTCGAGGTCGAGGACTTGGAAGCCTTCGCCCGGCACGCCACCGCCAAGGGCTACCCGCTCTCCGATGGTCCGACCCGGACAAGCTCCGGCAGCACCATTGCCTTCATCGATGCGCCCGAGGGTTACGAAATCGAATTGATCGAACGTCGCAAGTCCTGA
- the rpe gene encoding ribulose-phosphate 3-epimerase yields MQRPLIVAPSMLAADLGAMGPEARRAVEGGADWLHVDIMDGHFVPNISFGVDMLPMLRRYSPEVPLDVHLMISQPDRYARAFIEAGADVLTVHLESDHNVTKTLKMIRDMGCKAGLAINPLTLVEHTYPLLPYIDLLLCMTVNPGFGGQTFIIEVLEKVRSARKYILDRNLNVDIEVDGGVNLITAGPSVTAGANVLVAGTALFKHEDMGAAIREFRFRATEAGSAG; encoded by the coding sequence ATGCAACGCCCCTTGATCGTCGCCCCTTCGATGCTCGCCGCCGACCTCGGTGCGATGGGCCCGGAAGCACGCCGTGCCGTCGAGGGCGGGGCGGATTGGCTGCATGTCGACATCATGGACGGGCATTTCGTGCCGAACATATCGTTCGGCGTGGACATGCTCCCCATGCTCCGGCGCTACAGTCCGGAAGTGCCGTTGGATGTGCACCTCATGATCTCGCAGCCGGACCGTTACGCCCGCGCCTTCATCGAGGCCGGGGCGGATGTGTTGACCGTGCACCTGGAATCCGACCACAACGTGACCAAGACCCTGAAAATGATCCGCGACATGGGCTGCAAGGCGGGACTGGCCATCAATCCCCTGACTTTGGTGGAACACACGTACCCCCTGCTGCCCTACATCGATCTGTTGCTTTGCATGACGGTCAACCCGGGTTTCGGTGGACAGACGTTCATCATCGAGGTTCTGGAAAAAGTGCGCTCGGCGCGCAAATACATTCTGGACCGCAACCTCAATGTCGACATCGAGGTCGACGGCGGGGTCAACCTCATCACGGCGGGTCCCTCCGTCACGGCTGGCGCCAATGTTTTGGTGGCGGGCACCGCGCTCTTCAAGCACGAGGACATGGGCGCGGCCATCCGTGAGTTCCGCTTCCGGGCCACCGAGGCCGGCTCGGCCGGTTGA
- a CDS encoding NAD(P)H-dependent glycerol-3-phosphate dehydrogenase: protein MRVTIIGKGAWGSAFGKLLERNGHEVGFLEREHTSWPPAGPGDLVVLALPCQSLRARLGSLQHPGVPVISLIKGLEIATRLRVSQIVEQVWPGSPLASVSGPSFASEVQTGAPTAAVVASLDPALAARVQEMAHQTTFRLYRSNDLVGVELGGALKNVYALAGGMCEGLGIGENGLAGLMTRSLAEMVRVVGVSGGRMETVFGLGGMGDLILTAYSGQSRNHQVGVALGRGRELGEILDHLGGTAEGVPTSKALYEIVTEHRIKAPIATEIYQVLYGGKRVAEGMRSLLTRSVDEE from the coding sequence ATGAGGGTCACGATCATCGGCAAAGGGGCCTGGGGAAGTGCCTTCGGGAAACTGCTGGAGCGTAACGGGCATGAGGTGGGCTTTCTCGAGCGGGAACACACCAGTTGGCCTCCGGCTGGTCCGGGCGATCTGGTGGTTCTGGCGTTGCCTTGCCAGAGCCTGCGCGCGCGCTTGGGTTCCCTGCAGCATCCCGGTGTGCCGGTCATCAGCCTGATCAAAGGACTGGAAATTGCCACCCGGCTGCGCGTGAGCCAGATCGTGGAGCAAGTCTGGCCGGGCTCGCCTTTGGCCTCGGTTTCGGGACCGAGTTTTGCTTCGGAAGTCCAAACCGGGGCTCCGACCGCGGCGGTGGTGGCCTCGCTCGACCCGGCACTGGCCGCGCGGGTGCAGGAAATGGCCCACCAGACCACCTTCCGCCTCTACCGCAGCAACGATCTGGTCGGGGTGGAGCTCGGCGGGGCCCTGAAGAATGTCTACGCATTGGCGGGAGGGATGTGTGAGGGTTTGGGCATTGGCGAAAACGGCCTGGCCGGTCTCATGACCCGGAGCCTGGCCGAAATGGTGCGGGTGGTCGGGGTTTCCGGGGGCCGGATGGAGACGGTGTTCGGCCTCGGGGGCATGGGTGACCTGATCCTCACCGCCTACAGCGGACAAAGCCGCAATCACCAGGTGGGAGTCGCCCTGGGACGCGGCCGCGAATTGGGCGAGATTCTCGACCACTTGGGCGGCACGGCGGAAGGGGTGCCCACTTCCAAGGCCCTTTATGAAATTGTGACCGAACACCGGATCAAGGCCCCGATCGCGACCGAGATCTATCAGGTCTTGTACGGGGGCAAACGTGTGGCCGAGGGCATGCGTTCCCTGCTGACCCGTTCGGTCGACGAAGAATGA
- the lepB gene encoding signal peptidase I: MSFKKQAKELLHFLSKKVAYKRDLLKPNKLEQAEALLKELKDLAGVSRPSQAEQTRLGKISREIEGIFPSRPGWDGWAENVEVVFVAVVLALALRTYFLQPFKIPTDSMKPTLWGIYTQPEAAPAPNPLVQVADFFIRGRTWHTVVASERETLQGLNEEKLFGIPFITVTRFVTDRGSHLVWATYDQVLKGAPELLTRRQEGRLTFEPGEVIARFSVATGDHVFVNKFIYHFRKARAGEVFVFTTHDIDYISQGNRASGMDFDQFYIKRCVGAPGDRLQVDPPHLIRNGEIMRANPVFDRIYSLKDGYRGYGLMEPHMAEKGQTVHLGPDQYWAMGDNSYNSSDSRRWGHVPRENLVGTGFIVYWPFTQRWGLIR, translated from the coding sequence ATGAGTTTCAAGAAACAAGCCAAAGAGCTTTTACACTTTCTCAGTAAAAAGGTGGCCTACAAGCGCGACCTGTTGAAGCCCAACAAGTTGGAGCAGGCGGAGGCCCTGCTGAAAGAACTCAAGGATCTGGCGGGAGTTTCGCGGCCCTCGCAGGCGGAGCAGACCCGCCTGGGCAAAATCTCCCGAGAAATCGAAGGCATCTTCCCCTCGCGTCCCGGCTGGGACGGCTGGGCCGAGAATGTCGAGGTGGTGTTCGTGGCGGTGGTCCTGGCCCTGGCCTTGCGGACGTATTTCCTCCAGCCGTTCAAGATCCCGACTGATTCGATGAAGCCGACGCTGTGGGGCATTTACACCCAGCCCGAGGCGGCTCCGGCGCCCAATCCCTTGGTTCAGGTGGCCGACTTTTTCATCCGCGGGCGGACCTGGCACACGGTGGTCGCGAGCGAGCGGGAGACGCTGCAGGGCTTGAATGAAGAAAAGCTGTTCGGCATCCCCTTCATCACCGTGACCCGCTTTGTCACGGACCGGGGTAGTCATCTGGTATGGGCCACCTATGATCAAGTACTCAAAGGCGCCCCCGAACTGCTCACCCGGCGCCAAGAGGGCCGCCTGACCTTTGAACCGGGCGAGGTGATCGCCCGTTTCAGCGTAGCCACCGGCGACCATGTTTTCGTCAACAAGTTCATCTACCATTTCCGCAAAGCCAGGGCCGGGGAGGTCTTCGTCTTCACCACGCACGACATCGATTACATCAGCCAAGGCAACCGCGCTTCCGGGATGGATTTCGACCAGTTCTACATCAAGCGGTGTGTCGGCGCCCCCGGTGACCGTCTCCAGGTCGACCCACCGCATCTGATCCGCAACGGCGAGATTATGCGCGCCAATCCCGTCTTCGACCGGATCTACAGCCTGAAGGACGGCTACCGGGGCTATGGTTTGATGGAACCGCACATGGCGGAAAAGGGACAGACCGTGCACCTGGGACCGGACCAGTATTGGGCCATGGGCGACAACAGCTACAACAGCTCGGACAGCCGTCGATGGGGCCATGTGCCGCGGGAGAACCTGGTTGGCACCGGTTTCATCGTCTATTGGCCCTTCACCCAAAGGTGGGGCCTGATTCGCTGA
- the lepA gene encoding translation elongation factor 4 → MNPPLTRNFCIIAHIDHGKTSLSDRLLLHTNTISTREIQDQHLDSMDLERERGITIKAHPVTMSYKSKDGNTYRLNLIDTPGHVDFSYEVSRSLAACEGAVLIVDAAQGVEAQTVANLHLANQQKLTIIPVINKIDLPNSDIPTVKKQIEDILAIPADEAILASAKQGIGIEDILEAIIQRVPPPPAMEDDRLRVLVVDSVFDGYRGVIAYIRVFSGELRAGTNITLMHTNQRYDVKEVGLFNPKPVVTDVLRAGDSGYVVANIKTTAELKIGDTITGSAHPVEKPLPGFKEVHPMVYSGVYPINTADFEKLKYALAKLQLNDSALIYTSESSVALGFGFRCGFLGLLHMEIVMERLRREYDMDIISTYPSVVYHVLKTNGEMIEVDNPSQLPDPSVIEEIREPMVKVFLLCPTECIGDILQLVREKRGDVEHTETLDSRRVMLTIPIPLNEILVDFNDKIKTITRGYGSMDYEFSPYKADDLVKLDILVNGEPMDAFSTIVHRDKAAYRGRVLTAKLKEVIPAQLFKVALQAAIGGKIVAREDVKVVGKNVIAKCYGGDITRKRKLLEKQKEGKKKMKQFGKVNIPQEAFLNVLKSS, encoded by the coding sequence ATGAATCCCCCCCTGACCCGTAATTTTTGCATCATCGCCCACATCGACCACGGCAAGACCTCGCTGTCCGACCGACTCCTGCTGCACACCAACACCATCTCCACCCGGGAGATCCAGGACCAGCATCTGGATTCGATGGACCTGGAACGGGAGCGGGGCATCACCATCAAGGCCCACCCGGTGACCATGTCCTACAAGTCGAAGGACGGAAACACCTACCGCCTCAATCTCATAGATACCCCCGGCCACGTCGACTTTTCCTACGAGGTCTCGCGCAGCCTGGCCGCCTGCGAGGGGGCGGTGTTGATCGTCGATGCCGCCCAGGGTGTCGAGGCCCAAACCGTGGCCAACCTCCACCTGGCCAACCAGCAGAAGCTGACCATCATCCCGGTCATCAACAAAATCGACCTGCCGAATTCCGACATCCCCACGGTCAAGAAGCAGATCGAGGACATCCTGGCCATCCCGGCGGACGAGGCCATCCTGGCCAGCGCCAAGCAGGGGATCGGCATCGAGGACATCCTGGAGGCCATCATCCAGCGCGTCCCTCCGCCCCCGGCCATGGAAGACGACCGCCTGCGCGTACTGGTGGTCGATTCGGTCTTTGATGGCTACCGCGGGGTCATCGCCTACATCCGGGTCTTCTCGGGCGAACTCCGTGCCGGGACCAACATCACGCTGATGCACACCAACCAGCGGTATGACGTCAAGGAAGTGGGTCTCTTCAATCCCAAGCCCGTCGTGACCGACGTCCTGCGCGCGGGCGATTCCGGCTATGTGGTGGCCAACATCAAGACCACGGCCGAATTGAAGATCGGCGACACCATCACCGGTTCGGCCCACCCGGTGGAAAAACCCCTGCCCGGATTCAAGGAAGTCCACCCCATGGTCTATTCCGGGGTCTATCCGATCAATACCGCCGACTTCGAAAAACTCAAATACGCCCTGGCCAAGCTCCAGCTCAACGATTCGGCCCTCATTTACACCAGCGAAAGCTCGGTCGCCCTTGGCTTCGGCTTCCGCTGCGGATTCCTCGGCCTCCTGCACATGGAAATCGTCATGGAACGCCTGCGCCGGGAGTACGACATGGACATCATCTCGACCTACCCGAGCGTGGTCTACCACGTGTTGAAGACCAACGGCGAGATGATCGAAGTGGACAACCCCTCGCAGCTCCCCGATCCCTCGGTCATCGAGGAAATCCGCGAGCCCATGGTCAAGGTCTTCCTGCTTTGCCCGACCGAGTGCATCGGCGACATCCTCCAATTGGTGCGGGAAAAGCGGGGGGATGTCGAACACACCGAAACCCTGGATTCGCGCCGGGTCATGCTGACCATCCCGATCCCGCTGAACGAGATCCTGGTGGATTTCAACGACAAGATCAAAACCATCACCCGGGGTTACGGCTCGATGGACTACGAGTTTTCGCCCTATAAGGCCGACGATCTGGTCAAATTGGACATCCTGGTCAACGGCGAGCCCATGGACGCCTTTTCCACCATCGTCCACCGGGACAAGGCGGCCTACCGCGGTCGGGTCCTCACGGCCAAGTTGAAGGAAGTGATCCCAGCCCAGCTCTTCAAGGTGGCCCTGCAAGCGGCGATCGGCGGGAAGATCGTCGCCCGTGAGGACGTCAAAGTGGTGGGCAAGAACGTCATCGCCAAGTGCTATGGCGGCGACATCACCCGCAAGCGCAAGCTTTTGGAGAAACAGAAGGAAGGGAAGAAGAAGATGAAGCAGTTCGGCAAGGTCAACATCCCGCAGGAAGCCTTCCTGAATGTGCTCAAGTCGTCCTGA